One segment of Bdellovibrionota bacterium DNA contains the following:
- a CDS encoding pyridoxamine 5'-phosphate oxidase family protein, translating into MATSFAPEPIRKQVVEAFSDAEAPAYAQFGTTDAEGNSQIRTVHFHYLSELDVLAFNAHVRSPKWAHLKANPKASGCYFDTKRLIQFRFEAEACCFADGGGHDPLLDSMWAKIRPDVRAAYWEDQSSSSFDVDRRCSTLGVIVLQPTLWDICTIAMEDYRKGRRVLYRNRKGVWSEERVSLLHGEAPPSR; encoded by the coding sequence ATGGCGACTTCATTTGCTCCCGAGCCAATTCGAAAGCAGGTTGTGGAGGCTTTTTCCGATGCGGAGGCACCGGCTTACGCCCAATTCGGCACGACCGATGCCGAGGGGAATTCCCAGATCCGGACCGTCCACTTTCATTATCTTTCCGAACTTGACGTTCTTGCATTCAATGCCCACGTCCGTTCACCGAAATGGGCCCACCTCAAAGCAAATCCGAAAGCGTCAGGCTGCTATTTCGATACGAAAAGGTTGATCCAATTTCGGTTCGAAGCCGAAGCCTGCTGTTTCGCGGACGGCGGCGGGCACGATCCGCTTCTCGATTCGATGTGGGCCAAAATCCGGCCCGACGTCCGCGCTGCCTATTGGGAGGATCAAAGCTCGTCCTCGTTTGACGTCGATCGACGGTGTTCCACGCTGGGAGTCATCGTGCTCCAACCGACGCTTTGGGACATCTGCACGATCGCCATGGAAGATTACCGAAAGGGAAGGCGCGTTCTTTACCGAAATCGCAAAGGCGTCTGGAGCGAGGAAAGAGTCTCGCTTCTCCACGGCGAAGCGCCCCCAAGCCGATAG
- a CDS encoding alkaline phosphatase family protein, with the protein MKKVFRRFVRWTAWTALLFAGLAAILVSAFYAYRGVEEHRFEGRIWKPCGATLKEALRCLKEAEAGFHQEDTLVIAQKILAEFGDELPASSRAALWYKIGSVHNNQSHFKPAVRAFQKSIDLSKSSGASLRKEATYRLCAALASMDRVREAVACYEDAYEQYKLKRFLKDAEDLKAGLRHPSDAPEINVTLRFARSVGRGKSLIVRGSWNQRGEHDAVTGWAPLPMTKADDMDDETWTREIRLRTDSDLPYVAVVSEQDSLRAFSSRPVGIATFHASAAANRRIDVRPYVSGDRRNADRPAAKSDGRRRIVVLWPDSGTWLHFMTLVHSDQAPNTKALMESGAFGILDSDPPITSVATEKLTHFSTTEWSLRKWARLGLLQLKGIEMLESFVPDVLLETLLPTGQIAIWDHLKRHGRSSLNLIFSDPYAYAHDEARAADLMAHGLGPIELYEKRAEAAFPDFFVRYFHFDGDAKKLRRKFVETQWKAMHARRLLAEEAIKTRAFDLVIVRYASFDLIHHYGSVLTSSQDTFLEDLHGFYRYADDSIGTLRKLMDADDIFILLSDHGSRDMVRHHRDSVFAAAGDGIPRNRYLGRSDIRVFPGWVVALLGAPAAEHAVFPHDPALPTPVPSKTNSPPGIR; encoded by the coding sequence GTGAAGAAAGTCTTTCGGCGGTTCGTGCGTTGGACGGCTTGGACCGCTTTGTTGTTCGCCGGGCTCGCGGCCATTCTTGTTTCTGCGTTTTATGCCTATCGAGGAGTCGAAGAACACCGATTCGAGGGGCGAATCTGGAAGCCCTGCGGAGCGACTCTTAAGGAAGCGCTCCGGTGCTTGAAAGAGGCCGAGGCCGGTTTCCACCAAGAAGACACCCTTGTCATCGCGCAAAAAATCCTGGCGGAGTTTGGCGACGAGCTTCCGGCTTCATCGAGAGCCGCCCTGTGGTACAAGATCGGATCCGTCCACAACAATCAGTCCCATTTTAAGCCGGCCGTCCGAGCCTTTCAGAAGTCGATCGATCTTTCGAAAAGCTCCGGAGCTTCCCTTCGGAAAGAGGCGACGTACCGCCTCTGCGCCGCCCTGGCCTCGATGGACCGAGTCCGAGAAGCGGTGGCCTGTTATGAAGATGCCTACGAACAATACAAGTTGAAACGATTCCTCAAGGATGCGGAAGACCTTAAAGCTGGCCTCCGTCACCCTTCCGACGCGCCGGAGATAAACGTGACGCTCCGGTTCGCGAGATCCGTGGGAAGGGGAAAGTCTCTGATCGTTCGCGGAAGTTGGAACCAGAGGGGCGAGCACGACGCAGTGACCGGGTGGGCCCCCCTCCCGATGACAAAGGCCGACGACATGGATGACGAAACGTGGACGCGTGAAATCCGTCTGCGGACGGATTCGGATCTCCCTTACGTTGCGGTCGTCAGCGAGCAGGATTCTCTCCGGGCGTTTTCCTCGCGCCCGGTCGGGATCGCCACGTTTCACGCCTCCGCCGCCGCAAACCGTCGAATCGATGTCAGGCCTTATGTTTCCGGGGACCGCCGCAACGCGGATCGGCCGGCCGCAAAGAGCGACGGCCGCCGGCGGATCGTGGTTCTTTGGCCGGATTCCGGTACGTGGCTCCATTTTATGACGCTCGTTCATTCCGATCAGGCGCCGAACACCAAAGCCTTAATGGAGTCCGGCGCATTCGGAATCCTCGACTCCGATCCGCCCATCACGAGCGTGGCTACGGAAAAGCTCACGCATTTTTCCACCACGGAGTGGAGTCTCCGGAAATGGGCGCGCCTCGGCCTACTTCAGCTCAAAGGGATTGAAATGCTCGAGTCTTTTGTCCCCGATGTTTTGCTTGAAACGCTCCTCCCCACGGGCCAGATTGCGATTTGGGATCACCTCAAGCGGCACGGGCGGTCTTCGTTAAACCTCATCTTCTCGGACCCCTATGCGTACGCCCACGACGAGGCGAGAGCGGCGGATTTGATGGCGCACGGCCTCGGTCCGATCGAACTCTATGAGAAGCGCGCGGAGGCCGCGTTTCCTGATTTCTTTGTCCGATATTTTCACTTCGACGGAGATGCGAAGAAGCTTCGGAGGAAATTCGTTGAAACCCAATGGAAAGCGATGCACGCGCGCCGGCTGTTGGCGGAGGAAGCTATAAAAACGCGAGCGTTCGATCTGGTGATCGTACGGTACGCGAGTTTCGATCTCATCCATCATTACGGGTCGGTGCTCACGTCTTCCCAAGACACCTTCTTGGAAGACCTTCACGGGTTTTACCGTTATGCGGACGACAGCATCGGCACCCTCCGAAAACTCATGGATGCCGACGACATCTTCATCCTCTTGAGCGACCACGGGAGTCGCGACATGGTCCGCCACCACCGCGATTCTGTTTTCGCCGCCGCGGGGGACGGAATCCCCCGCAACCGCTATCTCGGGCGATCGGATATCCGTGTGTTTCCCGGATGGGTCGTCGCTCTCCTCGGCGCGCCCGCGGCGGAACATGCCGTTTTCCCGCATGACCCGGCCCTCCCGACCCCGGTGCCGTCAAAAACGAATTCTCCTCCGGGCATCCGCTAA
- a CDS encoding 3-hydroxyacyl-CoA dehydrogenase NAD-binding domain-containing protein: MTANPVKNVLVVGAGTMGRGIAHVSALGGFATTVQDVSEEILAQAKANIEENLKKGVEVGKVTAEGMKSAVGNLVFVTDFEASARSADLAIEAIPEDLTMKRDLFERLNSLAPKSAILATNTSALPVGEMAAASGRPDRFIGMHFFNPVHKMKLIEIVTCEATSEETIETARRVSRAMGKETVVVKESPGFVTSRMNALIGNEAFRMLEEEIASPEDIDKAIKLGLNHPMGPFEMVDLVGLDVRLTTLKYLHKTLGDRFRPSPVLEKYVSEGRLGRKTGRGVYSYDKLKK; this comes from the coding sequence ATGACGGCGAATCCGGTCAAGAATGTTCTCGTAGTCGGCGCCGGAACGATGGGCCGGGGGATCGCTCATGTTTCGGCGTTGGGTGGTTTTGCCACCACCGTTCAGGACGTTTCGGAAGAAATTCTGGCCCAGGCCAAAGCGAATATTGAAGAGAACCTGAAAAAGGGGGTCGAAGTCGGAAAAGTAACGGCGGAAGGAATGAAAAGCGCTGTGGGCAATTTGGTTTTTGTCACCGACTTCGAGGCTTCCGCCCGAAGTGCGGATCTGGCGATCGAGGCGATTCCGGAGGATCTCACGATGAAGCGCGACCTCTTCGAGCGCCTGAATTCCCTCGCCCCGAAATCGGCGATTCTTGCCACCAATACTTCCGCATTACCGGTCGGCGAGATGGCCGCCGCCTCCGGGCGGCCGGATCGTTTCATCGGAATGCACTTCTTCAATCCGGTTCACAAGATGAAACTCATTGAAATCGTGACGTGCGAGGCGACGAGTGAGGAGACGATTGAAACGGCAAGGCGAGTGTCTCGGGCGATGGGAAAGGAGACCGTGGTCGTGAAAGAATCTCCCGGATTCGTCACGTCACGAATGAACGCCCTGATCGGAAATGAGGCCTTCCGGATGCTGGAGGAAGAGATCGCCTCGCCCGAGGATATCGATAAGGCGATCAAACTCGGTCTCAATCATCCGATGGGACCGTTTGAAATGGTCGACCTCGTCGGCCTCGACGTACGATTGACGACCCTTAAATACCTTCACAAGACTCTCGGGGACCGTTTCCGCCCGAGCCCGGTACTTGAAAAGTACGTCTCCGAAGGCCGCCTCGGCCGGAAAACGGGACGCGGCGTTTATTCTTACGACAAGCTAAAGAAATAG
- a CDS encoding zinc-binding dehydrogenase: protein MKAVRIHKHGGLERLTYESVPDPKIQPNEVLVAVKACALNYLDLWTRQGIAGIKIPLPVIPGTDISGVVHETGDMVSGIKKGDKVLLSPGVSCGECKYCLAGNDNMCPDYTLLGFKRDGGCAEYVKVPSTNVIPMPQGINFVEGASIPLVFLTAWHMLVARAKVQPGEDVLVLAAGSGVGIAAIQIAKLFGARVIATASTEEKLAKAQDLGADDTVNYVKKDFHAEVMKLTDKKGVEVVIEHVGPATWEKSILSLARAGRLVTCGATTGPIVKLDLRYIFSRHLSVLGSYVGSKAELLEVLKYFPEKKLHPVVDRVLTLKDVKVAHKLLEDRKQFGKVVLTPSASSRT, encoded by the coding sequence GTGAAGGCGGTTCGAATTCATAAACATGGCGGGTTGGAACGCCTGACGTACGAGTCTGTTCCCGACCCCAAGATTCAACCGAACGAGGTCTTGGTTGCCGTAAAGGCGTGTGCGCTCAATTATCTCGACCTTTGGACCCGGCAGGGCATTGCTGGAATTAAAATTCCGCTGCCCGTGATTCCCGGCACCGACATTTCAGGAGTAGTGCATGAAACAGGGGACATGGTCAGTGGAATCAAAAAGGGGGACAAAGTTCTTCTCTCCCCCGGAGTCAGCTGCGGAGAATGCAAATATTGTCTCGCGGGGAACGACAACATGTGCCCCGACTACACGCTCCTGGGGTTCAAACGGGACGGCGGCTGCGCCGAATACGTGAAAGTTCCGTCCACGAACGTGATCCCGATGCCTCAAGGGATCAATTTCGTCGAAGGCGCGAGTATCCCCCTCGTGTTTCTGACCGCCTGGCACATGCTTGTGGCGCGGGCGAAAGTTCAGCCGGGGGAGGATGTGTTGGTCTTGGCGGCGGGGTCCGGAGTCGGAATCGCGGCGATCCAAATCGCGAAACTCTTCGGAGCGCGCGTCATCGCCACGGCGAGCACGGAAGAGAAACTCGCAAAGGCCCAGGATTTGGGCGCCGACGACACCGTCAATTACGTGAAGAAAGATTTTCACGCCGAAGTGATGAAATTGACGGACAAGAAAGGCGTGGAGGTCGTGATCGAGCATGTGGGTCCCGCCACGTGGGAGAAAAGCATTCTGTCGCTGGCGCGAGCAGGCCGCTTGGTCACCTGCGGTGCCACCACCGGCCCCATCGTGAAGCTCGATCTCCGCTACATATTTTCCCGCCACCTTTCCGTCTTGGGTTCGTACGTCGGGTCGAAAGCGGAGCTTTTGGAAGTTCTCAAGTACTTTCCGGAGAAAAAACTTCATCCGGTCGTGGATCGCGTGTTGACGCTCAAGGATGTAAAAGTCGCTCATAAGTTGCTGGAAGACCGGAAACAGTTCGGCAAAGTCGTCTTGACTCCCTCCGCCAGCAGCCGGACATGA
- a CDS encoding amidohydrolase family protein, giving the protein MTKAKKETTNPKRKASGAQVRRREGITDFHVHVQPWYMFKPEALQKMRQKRPDADLIARYGEDPLEFIDHIDRVGIDRVCVVNYVSPDIMGFTDDVNSWVSKFCSVSPARLLAVGSVHPRLSPAPQDLMDKLCGDLGIRMIKIHPPHQLVFPNEYRGGLHALGVIYRKAEEYRVPVMIHTGTSIFPGARNKYGDPMTCDDIGVDFPNLRVVLAHGGRPLWMNTCFFLVRRHPNFFMDISGIPPKSLLSYFPRLEEIADKVLYGTDWPGPGVPDMAENLAVFESLPLSEEAKQKMLVENARKVLP; this is encoded by the coding sequence GTGACGAAAGCGAAAAAAGAGACGACAAATCCGAAACGGAAAGCTTCGGGAGCGCAGGTGCGGCGACGGGAGGGGATTACCGATTTTCATGTGCATGTTCAGCCCTGGTACATGTTCAAACCGGAAGCGCTGCAGAAAATGCGGCAAAAGAGACCCGATGCCGATTTAATCGCCCGCTACGGAGAAGATCCACTGGAGTTTATCGATCACATCGACCGCGTCGGTATCGATCGTGTGTGCGTCGTCAATTACGTGAGTCCCGACATCATGGGATTCACCGACGACGTGAATTCGTGGGTTTCAAAGTTCTGTTCGGTCTCTCCGGCGCGGCTCTTGGCTGTCGGCTCGGTGCACCCGCGCCTTTCCCCGGCCCCGCAAGATCTGATGGACAAACTTTGCGGTGATCTGGGAATCCGGATGATCAAAATCCATCCGCCGCATCAGCTGGTGTTCCCGAACGAATACCGCGGCGGTCTTCACGCTCTTGGAGTGATCTACCGGAAGGCGGAAGAATATCGCGTTCCGGTCATGATCCATACCGGGACGTCGATTTTCCCGGGCGCGAGGAACAAGTATGGAGATCCCATGACCTGCGACGACATCGGCGTTGATTTTCCGAACCTCCGCGTGGTGCTGGCCCACGGCGGCCGGCCGCTTTGGATGAACACCTGTTTCTTTCTGGTCCGGCGACACCCCAATTTCTTCATGGACATTTCCGGCATACCTCCGAAGTCGCTGCTCTCCTATTTCCCACGCCTGGAGGAGATCGCGGACAAGGTTCTCTACGGCACGGACTGGCCGGGTCCCGGCGTCCCCGATATGGCGGAGAATCTTGCGGTGTTCGAGTCCCTTCCGCTTTCGGAAGAGGCCAAACAAAAAATGCTGGTCGAAAACGCCCGAAAAGTTCTTCCTTAG
- a CDS encoding zinc-binding dehydrogenase, which yields MKAIQYSRHGGPEVLAYVDLPDPVPGPGQAVVRLKAAGINHIDIHIRRGIPGMKTPLPHIPGCDGSGIVDAVGAGVTNVEAGQRVTINPGTSCGVCEQCGAGEKSLCHRYQILGEHGNGTYAEKIAIPAVNALPIPDSVSFETAAAAPLAYLTAWSMVVSKARVRAGDAVLVMSAGSGVSTAAIQICKMLGAKVFATASTPEKADRAKKDPGADVVIDYTTTPIDKEIRTLTEKRGVDVIIDHVGGEQWLPMLRSLRKGGTLVTCGATAGFEPKEDLRQIFFRQLRILGSTMGNDAELHSVLKLVFEGRLKPIIDKSFPLKQAPEAHRRMEERKSFGKIVLIP from the coding sequence ATGAAAGCCATTCAATATTCGCGGCACGGCGGGCCGGAAGTCCTTGCCTACGTCGATCTTCCGGACCCAGTGCCCGGCCCGGGGCAGGCCGTTGTGCGTCTCAAGGCCGCCGGAATCAATCACATCGACATTCACATCCGCCGAGGCATTCCCGGAATGAAAACTCCCCTCCCCCACATCCCGGGTTGTGACGGCTCCGGGATCGTCGACGCGGTCGGCGCGGGCGTCACGAACGTTGAAGCGGGTCAGCGAGTGACCATCAATCCAGGGACCTCGTGTGGCGTATGCGAGCAGTGCGGCGCCGGAGAAAAGAGCCTATGTCACCGCTACCAAATTCTGGGAGAGCACGGCAACGGCACATATGCCGAAAAAATCGCGATCCCGGCCGTCAATGCTTTGCCGATCCCGGATTCCGTATCCTTTGAAACGGCGGCCGCGGCGCCATTGGCCTATCTAACGGCTTGGAGCATGGTCGTGTCGAAGGCTCGTGTACGAGCGGGAGATGCCGTGCTCGTCATGAGCGCCGGCTCTGGCGTCAGTACGGCGGCCATCCAAATCTGCAAGATGCTGGGCGCGAAGGTCTTTGCCACCGCGAGTACGCCGGAGAAGGCCGACCGGGCCAAAAAGGACCCGGGCGCCGACGTCGTCATCGATTACACGACGACGCCGATCGACAAAGAGATTCGAACCCTGACGGAAAAACGGGGCGTCGACGTCATCATCGACCATGTCGGGGGTGAACAGTGGCTTCCGATGCTTCGTTCTCTTCGGAAGGGTGGAACGCTCGTCACGTGCGGAGCGACGGCCGGTTTCGAGCCGAAAGAAGATCTCCGCCAAATCTTTTTTCGGCAGCTCCGGATTTTGGGCTCGACGATGGGAAACGACGCGGAACTGCATTCAGTCCTGAAACTTGTGTTCGAAGGCCGACTGAAACCAATCATTGATAAGAGTTTCCCCCTTAAACAGGCACCCGAAGCTCATCGCCGAATGGAAGAGCGGAAGTCTTTCGGAAAAATCGTGTTGATCCCGTAG
- a CDS encoding membrane dipeptidase — MGVFLPLLGWLIVAFAFTNGLGVRAATVAGNTQKHNPNGPGGGGGLNVQTQVMGFDSFALFTQSANGSITPVSGGNASAGSAAAASIVTNDPFLYITAWGDDVGTQGLLFQIQVNRKMILSGDPLVQVVPSLIDLDQPFPSQGPGSADIRSIAGDADTNLKWRIPTIGGVNNGTFPVESPFPVVPAISSNAHWIWFNSGNDTSHASAPFYPGFNHKEYLIFRVPLSNQAAALSPVPGFADTHIHTFSELAFGGNWLWGNAAGPEDIALAPCDGFSHGRMFLERLTALNPCAHATTILIHVLDFVLSEILGKDTGFHLLRTFGYPTYTGWPRWDVSAHQQVWEGWLKQAHDRGLSLMVMSAVDNAFLCNLNPPTLFNPFCDEMFAVEQEINMAHNFVQNHPWAEIALTPQDARRIIHEGKLAIILAIEASRLFEGAPDYMAELRRFYDLGVRSVQPVHQFDNQFSGAAPHHTVFFIGEFMDTCHIETDCSDRYPFGFDLDSSCKNVKGLTADGVALVNEMMNLGMLIDLSHVSENAVNEIYNISVARNYYPLFMSHGHFREIMTPKKQLEEKTTPANIVDIVKETGGIFGLRTANEEVLHYQPALVPNDCHGSAKSFAQAYALGRNGLNVDIAFATDLNGFITQTRPRYGNTDACETYGKTDPCSGSGIRRESRCQARAECKRSFNGVGTEFDILGLGHEGLLPDLVHQLDNFGIDTTNIENSSEKFIRMWERSIGPRTGPVATAPSDLSGIQAYVSKKDRKRAYRQQKQSCKPNRHTCRTGCRDSFQSCKSDCKTVKGLCVQTCETQKASCSTSCVNTKDTCYANCDQYTGSQRRKCRRECRQDKRECKQTCRQTKRDCKQTCKDTKQACKQQCKDAKASCKAGCKDTFQYCRCNI, encoded by the coding sequence GTGGGCGTTTTTCTACCCCTTCTTGGATGGTTAATCGTCGCATTCGCCTTCACGAACGGTCTCGGCGTCCGTGCCGCGACGGTCGCTGGCAACACCCAGAAGCATAACCCTAACGGGCCTGGCGGCGGAGGGGGGCTGAATGTTCAGACTCAAGTCATGGGCTTCGACTCGTTCGCCTTGTTCACCCAATCGGCCAATGGATCGATCACGCCGGTCAGCGGCGGAAATGCGTCGGCCGGGAGCGCCGCCGCGGCGTCCATCGTTACCAACGATCCTTTCCTTTACATTACCGCTTGGGGCGACGATGTCGGCACGCAGGGCCTCCTGTTTCAAATTCAGGTCAACCGTAAGATGATTTTGAGCGGGGACCCATTGGTCCAGGTGGTCCCCTCTCTCATTGATCTTGACCAGCCGTTTCCCTCACAGGGGCCCGGTTCGGCGGACATTCGCTCGATCGCCGGCGACGCGGATACGAATCTCAAATGGCGAATCCCGACGATCGGGGGCGTAAACAACGGAACCTTTCCCGTGGAGAGCCCGTTTCCAGTAGTCCCAGCCATTTCATCCAACGCACATTGGATTTGGTTTAACAGTGGAAACGACACCAGCCACGCGTCGGCTCCATTCTATCCCGGGTTTAATCACAAAGAGTACCTGATCTTTCGCGTCCCCCTGTCGAACCAAGCGGCCGCGCTGAGTCCGGTCCCTGGGTTTGCCGATACGCACATTCACACGTTTTCCGAACTCGCCTTCGGCGGGAACTGGCTTTGGGGAAACGCCGCTGGACCCGAGGATATCGCTCTCGCGCCATGCGACGGTTTTAGCCATGGTCGAATGTTCTTGGAGCGTCTGACAGCGCTCAATCCGTGCGCTCACGCGACAACGATTTTAATCCACGTGCTGGACTTCGTACTTTCCGAAATTTTGGGGAAAGACACAGGCTTTCACCTTTTGCGAACGTTCGGCTATCCGACGTATACCGGCTGGCCCCGTTGGGATGTCTCGGCTCACCAGCAAGTTTGGGAGGGGTGGTTAAAGCAGGCGCACGACCGGGGACTTTCGTTAATGGTCATGTCAGCCGTCGATAACGCTTTTTTGTGTAATCTGAACCCGCCGACGCTATTCAACCCCTTCTGCGATGAGATGTTCGCCGTCGAACAAGAGATCAACATGGCGCACAACTTTGTTCAAAATCACCCATGGGCCGAGATTGCGCTCACACCGCAAGATGCGCGGCGGATCATTCATGAGGGAAAACTCGCGATCATCCTGGCCATTGAAGCTTCCCGCCTGTTCGAAGGCGCGCCCGACTATATGGCTGAGCTCCGTCGTTTTTACGACCTGGGCGTTCGATCGGTTCAGCCGGTGCACCAATTCGACAATCAGTTTTCAGGCGCGGCCCCTCATCACACCGTTTTCTTCATCGGCGAATTCATGGACACGTGTCACATCGAAACAGACTGTTCGGATCGATATCCCTTCGGTTTTGATCTTGACTCAAGTTGCAAGAACGTAAAGGGCCTTACGGCGGACGGTGTCGCCCTGGTCAACGAGATGATGAATCTCGGGATGCTCATCGATCTCTCCCATGTATCCGAGAACGCTGTGAACGAAATCTATAACATCTCCGTCGCGAGAAACTATTACCCCCTCTTCATGTCCCACGGTCACTTCCGCGAGATCATGACACCAAAAAAGCAGTTGGAAGAGAAAACGACACCCGCGAACATCGTAGACATTGTGAAGGAGACGGGAGGAATTTTCGGCCTTCGAACGGCTAATGAAGAAGTTCTTCACTATCAGCCAGCCTTGGTTCCGAACGACTGTCACGGATCCGCTAAATCATTTGCGCAAGCGTATGCCTTGGGGCGCAACGGATTAAACGTCGACATCGCTTTCGCCACGGACCTTAACGGTTTCATCACACAGACCCGCCCGCGGTATGGAAACACCGACGCCTGCGAGACGTATGGAAAAACCGATCCCTGCTCCGGAAGCGGTATCCGGAGAGAAAGCCGCTGTCAGGCTCGAGCGGAATGCAAACGGTCCTTTAACGGCGTCGGGACCGAGTTCGATATCCTGGGTCTCGGCCACGAGGGGCTCCTCCCGGATCTGGTACATCAGCTCGACAATTTCGGAATCGACACGACGAACATCGAAAATTCATCGGAGAAATTCATTCGTATGTGGGAACGAAGTATCGGACCTCGGACCGGCCCTGTGGCAACGGCCCCATCGGATCTTTCCGGCATTCAAGCGTACGTATCCAAAAAAGATCGGAAACGCGCGTACCGCCAACAGAAACAAAGTTGTAAGCCGAATCGCCACACCTGCCGAACGGGGTGCAGAGACTCGTTCCAGTCCTGCAAGAGCGACTGCAAGACTGTGAAAGGTCTGTGCGTTCAAACCTGTGAAACACAAAAGGCGAGCTGCTCCACTTCATGCGTAAATACCAAAGACACATGCTACGCCAACTGCGATCAGTACACGGGGTCGCAGCGCAGAAAGTGCCGGAGGGAGTGTAGACAGGACAAACGGGAGTGCAAACAGACCTGCCGACAAACCAAGCGGGATTGCAAGCAAACGTGCAAGGACACCAAACAAGCATGCAAACAGCAATGCAAAGACGCCAAAGCGTCCTGCAAGGCGGGCTGCAAAGATACTTTCCAATATTGTCGTTGCAACATCTAG
- a CDS encoding zinc-binding dehydrogenase, with the protein MGVAEEIDGLRDVRAISVKVRNHTLWIRIDIRFEGRLKVFLDQTFALKDAAKAHRRIEERKSFGKIVLIP; encoded by the coding sequence ATGGGTGTGGCCGAGGAGATCGATGGACTCCGCGATGTCCGAGCGATTTCGGTCAAGGTGCGAAACCACACGCTTTGGATTCGCATCGATATCCGCTTCGAGGGGCGTCTAAAAGTCTTCCTCGATCAGACGTTCGCGTTGAAAGACGCCGCGAAAGCTCATCGCCGAATTGAAGAGCGGAAGTCTTTCGGAAAAATCGTGTTGATCCCGTAG
- a CDS encoding type II toxin-antitoxin system RelE/ParE family toxin, which yields MENYSLSIKPSALKELEGFPKKIVQQIVARIEGLSLNPRPPGSQKLSGEEKYRLRQGPYRVVYAVDDARKVVDVVKIAHRSEVYR from the coding sequence GTGGAAAATTATAGTCTCTCCATCAAGCCATCGGCGCTCAAGGAGCTCGAGGGTTTTCCAAAGAAAATTGTTCAACAGATCGTCGCGCGAATCGAAGGCTTATCTTTGAATCCCCGGCCGCCCGGCTCGCAGAAGCTTTCAGGCGAGGAAAAATACCGGCTGAGACAAGGACCTTATCGAGTCGTCTATGCTGTCGATGACGCCCGCAAAGTTGTGGACGTCGTGAAGATCGCCCATCGGAGTGAAGTGTATCGGTAG
- a CDS encoding CopG family transcriptional regulator, with protein MANTSRTTIYFDRDLHKALKLKAAEIEKSVSEIVNEVIRLNLSEDLEDLASFDERKKEKSLPFEDALKRLRSSGKL; from the coding sequence ATGGCAAACACTTCGAGAACGACCATTTACTTTGATCGCGACCTTCATAAAGCCCTGAAACTCAAGGCCGCCGAGATTGAAAAATCGGTGTCGGAGATTGTGAACGAAGTGATTCGGCTCAATCTTTCCGAGGACCTTGAGGATCTGGCCTCGTTCGACGAGCGCAAAAAAGAGAAGAGCCTCCCGTTTGAAGATGCGTTGAAGAGACTGCGCTCGAGTGGAAAATTATAG